In Heteronotia binoei isolate CCM8104 ecotype False Entrance Well chromosome 4, APGP_CSIRO_Hbin_v1, whole genome shotgun sequence, a genomic segment contains:
- the C4H18orf54 gene encoding lung adenoma susceptibility protein 2, with amino-acid sequence MARYRLSKNSNNSLEAHCSIQYNDRLYSSASQALEDYIKDYNRSLVSPEIKPGKICVNRRTPKDFKLSKDGYQQKYVLENFKRHAVEVPVPPLSRRTVTRDSDLLSLTTDDLLAFPPDGSVSFNQVVTLRPAHQNSKTKRKSQTSASYIHHRTISFGGMRNPLEEGGLSFPGEPVISSSYKDLSRKAPAQCTFHKYSSGASGHSPQNHFVKQEESEPVFHKNYPRWLTSQKSDLSVSGISSIPDSKYPAWLDSLHLLPNSANGSLSQTDDVESDSSHSQGSSKKLISSQRLGRSNNSRHSERSGLVDLQHKDAVLRNCKGDCRKVCFASDGSGEGRHSWRENDPRALLRKVKNSLESSANELSSFLNNDSSPCTVDILEAERSWDNVPVGLKSPVPVCCEENSPQAPKVNIVDGFLEDCLKNSSEESTFSGGNHHGPVEALKLMLFNLQAFQQSFKKTAKQDEEPKKTSDEDIDLKQCDTDGIPGTRSLQRALHHLSRLKVLVDTEDAGSKEEAIKSLQDVTDKLA; translated from the exons ATGGCAAGGTATCGCCTCAGTAAAAATAGCAACAATTCCTTGGAGGCGCATTGTTCAATCCAGTACAACGACAGGCTGTATAGCTCAGCATCGCAAGCTTTGGAGGACTATATTAAAGATTACAATCGCAGTCTAGTATCTCCAGAAATAAAGCCTGGAAAAATCTGCGTTAACCGCAGAACTCCTAAAGACTTCAAGCTTTCAAAGGATGGTTACCAGCAAAAATATG TTCTGGAGAACTTCAAGCGGCATGCAGTAGAAGTTCCCGTTCCTCCCCTTTCAAGAAGAACAGTTACTCGTGACTCGGACCTGCTCAGTCTCACCACAGATGATCTTCTAGCCTTTCCTCCAGATGGTTCAGTGTCTTTTAACCAAGTCGTCACCTTACGGCCAGCACATCAGAATAGCAAAACAAAGAGGAAATCCCAGACTTCTGCCTCTTACATTCACCACCGGACCATATCCtttggaggaatgaggaatcctTTGGAGGAAGGAGGACTGAGTTTTCCAGGAGAGCCTGTTATCTCCTCTTCGTACAAAGACCTTAGCAGAAAGGCACCTGCACAATGTACGTTTCATAAATACAGTTCTGGTGCTTCAGGGCATTCTCCGCAGAACCACTTCGTCAAGCAGGAGGAATCGGAGCCTGTGTTTCATAAGAACTATCCGAGGTGGCTGACGAGTCAAAAATCTGACTTGAGCGTTTCGGGGATCAGCAGCATTCCTGATTCCAAGTATCCCGCTTGGCTCGATAGCCTTCATCTCTTGCCCAATTCAGCGAATGGAAGTTTGTCCCAGACCGACGATGTGGAAAGCGATTCTTCCCACTCGCAAGGGAGCAGCAAGAAGCTTATCAGCAGTCAACGTCTGGGCAGATCAAACAATTCCAGACATTCCGAACGCAGTGGTTTGGTGGACCTACAACATAAGGACGCTGTTCTGAGAAACTGCAAAGGTGATTGCCGGAAGGTGTGCTTTGCATCTGATGGTTCAGGAGAGGGCAGGCATTCATGGAGAG AGAACGACCCCAGGGCACTCCTTCGGAAGGTGAAGAATTCTCTGGAGTCCTCCGCCAATGAGTTGTCCAGCTTCCTGAACAACGACAGCAGTCCTTGCACAGTGGACATACTAGAGGCAGAAAGATCGTGGGATAATGTTCCAGTTGGTTT GAAGTCTCCAGTGCCTGTATGTTGCGAAGAGAACTCTCCACAAGCTCCCAAAGTGAACATTGTTGATGGATTTTTAGAAGATTGTCTAAAGAACAGCAGTGAA GAGAGTACTTTTTCTGGAGGGAATCATCACGGGCCCGTGGAAGCCCTGAAGCTAATGCTGTTTAATCTTCAAGCATTTCAGCAAAGTTTTAAGAAGACCGCCAAACAAGACGAAGAGCCTAAAAAA ACTTCAGATGAGGACATCGATTTGAAGCAGTGCGATACCGATGGAATCCCTGGAACAAGGTCCCTTCAGAG AGCTTTGCACCATTTATCTCGGCTCAAAGTTCTGGTTGATACGGAAGATGCAGGCAGTAAAGAAGAAGCGATAAAATCATTGCAAGACGTCACGGATAAATTGGCATAA